The Juglans microcarpa x Juglans regia isolate MS1-56 chromosome 8D, Jm3101_v1.0, whole genome shotgun sequence genomic sequence CGCGAGAGCTCACTCCGCCACATTTGTCAAAAGCGCCGCTATCTTCTCGTCAGGTTTTCTGTTTCTATGGTTCTTCCCAGTATATGATTTACTTTGTTTATTGCGCTGTGTTTGGTTGCTGTTAGAAATAggagaataaaagaaatttcaacATCATGAACTTTAAGTTATAATGATCTAGAACCGGTACTCAGCTAGACTGAAACTGTCAAAACTATTGCGGTAAAGTTGAATAGAGTTTTATATTGAGGAGGCAAATTCAGTGTAAAGCATAACACTGAAGACATCAACTTCTCtaatttctcctttttttcaaattttcaagcGGCCAAAATGAAAGGATAACTTTATGTCCGTTCAAACAtatggatttattttttctttgagtttcttAGTGCTGTGGTTGCTAGTGGTTTGAATCTCGTCTCTTAGATTTAGGTGTATGAATTATACGAAGTAGTCATGCATATTTCATGTTTTCACTCCCTTAGAATTGACAGTTGGCTGGTGCTAGAGGGACCTTGGAGTTGTACAAACTATGGAAGTCTCCACCAAATCGTGATTTTGTGCCCTGCGTAAAGCCTACTGCTAATTATGCAAGTAAGGAAGGGGCTTGAGTCAAAATATCTTGGCGAATGTGATATGCTTGTTTACTCACTTTTTGATTCACTTTTGTTTATCCAGCTCCTATAGAGTCACGGGGTTACCTTCTTGTACATACAAACGGTGGGCTCAACCAAATGCGTGCTGGGGTCTGTGCTTCATGCCCtgtctcttccttctttttttatctcatgCATTGCACTTGATAGTAGTATGCATgtgcatacatacatgcatgcatgttgtgTGTGCGCGCACGCATGCACGCACGTGTCTGACTGCAAAGTTGTGGAAGCTGGAAACTTCAAATTCAATAGCCAGTCCCAATCCAGTTTGAGAAGATGTTTCATCAAATCCTATTGTACTATTtacatttaaacatattttcCTTCTGATTGTATGATTGATGACATTGTACATGAAATAAATCCCAAAAGCTATGTACTATGAAACCTTACTGAGACTGGAGGTCTCCTTCCAATATTTTTGACAACCTTGAGTGTTGAGGTCTCTTTTAATTGATATGAAGAGAGGTGTCCTGTTTCATCATTATTTGCTTGTAGCAGTTCAAAAATCTTCTACTTTCGaatatttcctgtgtacttgggctatgcctacttaCTTGTTTCAATcacattttttcttataaaaaaaaaaccttttgcTTTCCCTACATTAACAAATTGTACTGGGTTTAGGGATGCAAAGGtcctgaatttatttttgttaccaGTTTGTTGATAGCTTTTATTAAACTTAGGAAATAGGAAACATCGCTCCATTACCTGATCAATTTCAACTAATCCGTCAATAAAGCTTCAAGTTTTTTGTTATCTATTCTAACCATGTTGCAATACCATTTTCAACATTCACTAATCCAATTGATGTCAATCTGTGACCAAATTCAATGGACATACACATTTCTATGCTTTCTTGGCTAAGAACCTAATAGTCAATTATGTGGCTTACTCATGCTACTTCTTGATCCGAATAGCGGGGGTTGGAAATATTTAGCCCAGGCAGTCGgactaaattataataatgtgcAGCATACAGGATATACTCTATTTGGACTTATAAATATGTGTTCTAATTTCAAATTGTATTCTACCATCGAGGGGAAAAGGATGTCAAGCCTAGGCCTCCTATGAGCTTCTTAATTGCAGTGTTACATATATTTTGAtacattcattagcaatgacAATGGTTGTCAACTATATGACACCCTGCCTTGCATACATGCATGTTAATATGCAACAGACTTGCGTGATTTTCCCTGCTTTGATGTTCATTTCAAAAAACTTCATTTAATGTGAGAGACTCTGCTAGTTCCTGTCCTGCTTACAAACCCTGTTCATGtgcattttttgaatttatatgagAACTTTCTGAAATTATACTGTAGTTGAGTGGCATTGTTGAGAATGTTACACGCTATCTGACATATGCCTGGACATTATGGGTTATATGGCTAGTTTTAAAAGCTGAATAAGGTTACTTGCCCTCGAATTGCAGATATGTGACATGGTAGCTGTAGCCCGCATCATAAATGCCACCCTTGTTATTCCAGAACTTGATAAACGGTCGTTTTGGCAGGACTCTAGGTAGAAATCTTGAATGCCTTCccctccaaataaaaaatagaaagagtgTTGTATTTTACAGAAATGATGCGATAATAAGACCTGTGTTGAATCTGCAGTAACTTCTCGGACGTTTTTGACGaagatcattttattaatgCTCTGGCTAATGATGTAAGAGTAGTAAAAAAGCTTCCTAAGGAACTGGCTGCTGCTACTAGAGCTGTCAAGCATTTTAGAAGCTGGTCTGGCATGGATTACTACCGGGATGAGATAGCTAGCATGTGGGAGGATTTTCAGGTATGTTTATTTAAATGCTTCTGGTCTATGCATTATTTTTTCTGAATTCAAATCATTCACCTATCTGGTCAgcctatttttttcttctaatgcaatctttttattttcaggttATTCGTGCTGCCAAATCTGATTCTCGCTTGGCAAATAACAATCTTCCTCCAGACATTCAGAAATTGCGTTGCCGTGCCTGTTATGAAGCCCTCCGTTTTTCACCTCAAATTGAAGCATTGGGAAAAGTAATCCAACGAAATGCTCATCTGGTTTCTAGAGTGGCTTTATCTCTCTTCTGACCagtatttttttccttcaatgtTGCAGTTGTTGGTCAATCGGATGAGGTCCTATGGTCGTTACATTGCTTTGCATTTACGGTATGAGAAGGACATGCTTGCCTTTAGTGGCTGCACACACGGTCTGTCTCCAGCCGAAGCGTATGAGCTAAGGATGATCAGGTATGAGATGCTTATTCTTTTAACCTGGATAATGAATtgattacttattaaaaaagtcctggataatattttttttttccctgagtTCGCTTATAGAACAGTCCTTTATCTGTAATGTCAACACTTgtatgtattattttaattctgTACTTCCAGGGAGAACACTGCATACTGGAAAATAAAGGACATCGATTCTGGGGAACAGAGATCCAAAGGTTACTGCCCCTTGACTCCCAAGGAAGTTGGAATTTTTCTCTCTGCTCTTGGGTACCCATCAAATACCCCTATATACATTGCTGCTGGAGAGATATATGGGGGTGATTCCCATATGGCTGATCTGCGATCCCGCTATCCCATATTAAAGAGCAAGGTATGAAACTGCGTTCTTGTGCTTGATTTTTACATATTAAGGAGATAAAATGTCTGTATCAAAGAAGCCTGGTCTGGATATGTGATTCACTTTCTAATGCTTTTGGTTTCTCAAAGTACTCAGATATTGAATGACACTTATTATCATCACAAACTCCAATTTTGAACGGTATGTCACGTGTTCTGCTTTGCAAATAGAAAATGTGAATGAAAAAGTGTCTTGTTTACAGCAATAGGTGATGCAGAGGAAATCTTCAGGCTCTTGTCAGCCATCTACTGGTTCAGGCACTTGTACCCTGCATACGCAACATTTGTGAAACCATTGGATTCAGGCTAGGGATGCCAAACAGTTTGACCATGTATACCAATGGAGATCGTCTAATACTAGAGTTGGATTTGAAgttgattggattgtgttggaATAATTAGATTATGTCATATGGAACTTAATTGCTCCGTCAAGCTTCTGATGGTTTCGAAGTACTAGTTCTTGTAGCGAGAACAATATCAATGCTTTATGCGTTCCCTTATTTATAGTTGACTGACATTAATGAGAGAGAAGCTAGTGATAATTGGATGAATTTTCTCACAGCAGAGAAGCAAGTTGGGTGACATTTacttaaataaatgaaagatcCTGCAAGGAAAAACCAACTCATATCAAAGGATGCTTAGAAATTAGATATGCACTACCAATCATCATGTAGAGACCTCATATAGCTCACTTGAATCACTCATGAACTAAATTCAATTTGtggaaaattgaagtttagtatcatgctctccttttttttccaactactaaatctctctctctctctctctgtgggttaagttttaaaaatatgcacTGTTTTCTAACTTTGCTTCCTTTTTATATTCATGTATGCTTACTTTGGGGAGGGCTGCTAAGAACcgagaaaaagatgaaaaaattgattcaCTTGCAGGAAAAATTGGCATCTGTGGAGGAGCTGGAGCCTTTTATGGATCATGCTTCTCAACTTGCTGCACTTGATTACATTGTATCTGTCGAAAGTGATGTATTTATCCCATCTTACTCTGGGAACATGGCAAGGGCAGTTGAAGGTCATCGTCGTTTTCTTGGACATAGGAAAACAATATCACCTGACAGGCATGGCACTTTCTTGTTGAGGGTTATTCTGTTGATTAATAAATTACTATCAACCACATATGCTCCCATCAATTGCTTCACATTAATATGTACTTGCTTTTTTCTTTGTCCATCAGGAAAACTCTTGTTCGTCTGTTTGACAAAATTGAGCGGGGAACTCTGAAAGAAGGCCGAAATTTATCAAATCGAACAATTGAAGCCCATAGAAGACGGTATGTGAGAGTGATGATGAGTCTATAGCTTCTGTAAGTAGTTGTGGCCTCATGTGAGACAGCAGATGTATTATCTGTTGTTTAGGTAGGATATCTTAACCGTCAATCACTCTCTACAGGATTGTTCTAAACACCACCCTTTAAGGTATAATTTACATTACAGTAACTTCCTTCCTGCGCACTATCACATAGTTTTCTACAGTCGTTAAGAGCAGAGGCTTGGAGTATTGGCTCTCATAAGCAAGTCTTTTCcgttcttcctttttttttcacaccATTGTTattatgataataaaaaaagaaagaagataattTTCGACGTTTGATGGAAGGTGAGGTTACActcaaatacacacacacacacatgcatgtgTGTGATTAATGTAATTGATAGGCTAGGGTGTCAGATCACTCCTTTAAGTCGCCAGAGTGATGAGACTCTATAGCTTGAGCCCCCTACTGACCGTGAATGGGTGGTCTTTGAGGGTGGTCTTCTGCTGGTCCAAAATTTCATGTCTGTAGCACGCGTTTCAGGATTGAAGTGGGGAGTTCATATTCCCCctcccttcttttcttctttattctgATGGTGAAGAGTTATGCTGGAACtctattcttttcattttctcaaatatCTTATAGTGTAATGATTCATTTGGCGCTAAATTTACCttgatttggtttttgtttgtcATATTGGTTGCACAGGCAAGGGTCTCCAAGGAAGAGAAAAGGCCCCATCTCTGGAACAAAGGGCATGGATAGGTTTCGATCGGAAGAAGCCTTTTATGTAAACCCTTTACCAGATTGTTTATGTCAGAGGGAGTCGCCAAATATGAACACCTCTCACATAATCAGGTAGATCAGATGATGCAGATTGTTGCTCTTGATAAGCGACTCCTGTGCTGGAGGGTTGGTGGCACTTGCTTTCCATACAAGAAGTTGAAGCAACTCAAGCTGTTCTGCTGCCATGGGTGATGGATATACCCCAAACCCTAGAATGCTAGGGCAAATATACGAATGAAGAGGAAAATTGAAGTAGGGTGCAGGGCAGGAACGCAATCATGTGAGATGGCGGCCTtacatgcacatttttttttttattttttggttggaGTTGGCCTGGATTGAATGAGCTGCATAGGGAATTGGTCGGGGACACCAAGCTGTATTTCTTCTTTTGGCAACTTCTATGTATGTTCATTCAGTCATTGAATTCAATAAAAAcgaaaaaatttaagatttttcctTTCGTTTCACTGCCTACGTTTCTTTTAGCTCTTTCGTGGCACTAATGTCTTCGAGCCTTTGTTGAGGTGATAGAGTAAATAGGGCATTAGAGACTAGAGTACGGTGGTTACCTCTTACATATAATCTCAAAAGAGTTGGTTTCAGGACGAGGGCATCAAATTTCAGAACATCATAGTTATTAAAGAAGATGGATTTGTGCAAGATGAACCCCACAGTTAGTAAAGGGGATGGATATGCAATCTCAATCCCATAGTTATCAAAACAGTCATGGTACTTTAGGTCCTTTCCTATCAGTAACCTGGGCCACCCACAAACCATAGTAATCAGAATCATCGACCATTTCAAATCAAGCACAGGCTCGAGCTCGAAGTTATTGGAAAACCACCAACCTTGATCAGTGACATATTAATCTTCTGTAATCAAGTTCATGTACGAACTAAGAAAGAATTTTGCCATGACAACACCCGCATTGCATATGATTGTTCCATCCAACACTCTATTACCACCTTGATATGGTAGGAACCACAAACGCATGCTGTTTGCCACAAAATTCAACTTCATCCCCCAAGTAAAACACCGTAAAACGAACTTTAATAGAGTGAAGATTTTACCTGTAGACTTGGAAGAGAGAATGATGGAGCAAGTAATACGAGAATGCTAATTTCCAGAAGAGTTTTTCCGTAGTAAGTCATGCATCGTGAAACAACAGGCACTTCTTTACCAATTCATGTGCATGCCTTTTTATTAACCATATTTGTTCACAGTAAAGCGTAAAAGTTATCGGCAAAGATTGATGCTGCAACTACAATACATGAATAAAAGAGTATAACCTCAACCTATCTGGATTTAGGAGCTATAATCTCAAGCCCACCCATGAAAGGCCTCAATGGCTCAGGGATAGTAACAGAGCCGTCTTCTTGCTGGTAATTCTCTAGTAAGCAAACAATCATCCGTGGAACTGCACAGGCAGTTGCGTTTAATGTGTGCACAAACCTTGGTGGTGCAAGGTTTGCTTTACCCTTTTTAGGACTAGCTGATGATGGTTCTGATGGGCGATATCGGATTCCCAGTCGGCGACTTTGATAATCAGTACAGTTTGATGCACTTGATATCTGTTCAAAGCATTACATGTGggatttaatattttgaaatttgctTACTGATGGTACCCATATTTGAACATAACTACACTTGTTGTCTATCTCAGAAAGCAACATTTCCAATCAAAATTTGTAGCCACATAAGCAAAGGAAGCCGATTACAATACCTCACCAAATCGTTCTAAGCCAGGCATCCATGCCTCGACATCAAATTTACGATAAGCAGGTGCGCCTAAATCCCCCGAAGCCATGTCCAAAGTTCTACCAAGAAACTCAAAATTATCATGACGggtacaaaaatcaatatacaaATCAGTAGAGACTGCTGAAAGCCCTCACTTATAGTGCAATCCAAGTGATGAAAAGAGGTCTTCTTCAATCTTAATGAGCTCCTCGTGGTAGAGGTCACTCTCCTCTGGTCTGCATAAGACGAACATCTCCACCTTGCTGAACTGGTGGACTCGATAAAGACCCCTGCTCAGTATTTCCAACAGGTTAACataagacaattttttttttttttttttgatcggtgtGATCGGTATAAGACAATTAGCAATCATATAGGGCACTTGTCCCTGCCTAAAATCAACAGCATTTCCCCAAGAGTGGACATACGGCATGTGTTTAGAGGTACATGACCTTCCACAATAGTTTTACAATATTGTTTTACATAGGGcacttttgtaaaaaaaaatgatactcctataactattttataaatcaCTTTACAAAAAATCCTCCATTTAAAACAGAGTTGTAAAAAATTGTGAGAAGCGTTGTGTCTTTATCATCACTTCGTAGATTTTCAAGCATAAATTTAATTTGCACTTAAAAATTGGTTGAAATAATTAGCCTATGTTTCTTCTAGGACAGTTGCCTTTAGGATTTCAGATTCAAGGATTTGGTAGAACTATTATTTATATGCATTTTGTGATGATGTGGAACCTCACCAAGGAGCAGGACCTTTAGAAGTATTATTTAAGTGAATTGAAGGTAACTGGAAAAGAAAATCTTGAACTGAAATTTCAATGTAGCTAATCATAGAACTATACAATAAACAAGTATGTATGCTTATAATTTACCTTGTTGCTGCACCTGCGGCACCGGCTTCAGTTCGGAAGCAATGGGAAAATGCAGCATACTTCAATGGTAACAGTGACTCGGCAAGAATAGAATCCATATGAATCCCCCCCACTGGAATCTCTGCTGTACCAATGAGACACTGGTCACTACCCTCAATAGAATAAACCTGATAAATGTCAAAGAGTTAGaaaaatctatatatgaatTACAGTGAAGTTAGACTATCCccaatatcaaaatattagtTGTCCCTTTGTTAAAAAGGCACTGAAATATGAACGGTTAGCCTCCATATAGAAGGAATTACACAGGTTTAAGTGTGGTTGAGCAAGAGTAAAATCTATGTGcgcccccccccctccccccccccccccccccccccccccccccccccccccccccccccccccccccccccaaaaaaaaaaaaaaaaacccaaaaaagggGAATCTCTGCAGTGCTGATAAAGCACTGGTCACTGCCCTCAATAGAATACACCTAATAAATTTGTGGCAAGAGGATCACAAATCAATATATGAATTACAATAAATTTCTACTATCCTGAAACCCAGAAAACTAACTGCCCTTTCTTCAAACACGTCACTGAAGAAATGAGGTCCGCCTTCATATACAACGAATTGCAAGTCTTAATGCCTCAAGGGAGGTTCTCACCAAATTATCTgaactttcataattttctttccaaatataactcaaacacatatttttaattttaaatattcaactttttcatcaaatcattacctaatcattacaacttttccaaacttccaaacaaaacacaaaaaacaattcaattttttcaaatctcaaaacataaattatattaaaaaattatattctaataatattttaactttataatattttttattcaactttttctctctcatttttcaaaacccaatagaatcctaactcaaaccatttcactattatttacaaaccattttattattatttacaaaattttcatctcacctcattccccaagcatccccttAGCCATCAACTCAATATCTGATGGGCAACCACATTAAGCCAAGattaaaatttgaaaccaaCACATTTAGGCACCACTTTGACATCTGAGAGAGAGCAATAAAGGATTAAGGCAAGATATGTACAAACCTGGGTATTTGCTCCTCGAGGTTGGAAACCACATTTTTCAACCACAGAGGACCTTACAATCTCAGGAGTTGTCAAAGGTATAAAGCCCTTCTTCATGACTTCTAAGAGTGTCCAGTTAATAAGGCCCATCTCTAACATAACTGCTTCATTTTTTAGGTAGTAGAATTTTGAGCCACTGACCTGTACACACAAGCAAATATTAGATGAGGACAGGAAAGAGAACGAacactaaggcctcgtttgtttccacaatttctctcaactcatctgatttgatctcatctaatctttacaactttctcaaattttcatacaaaataaaataaataattcaactttttcaaatcccaaaacaaaaataatattaaaaaaatatattctaacaatattttattcaatttttaacttcaatctcaactcatctgcgaaaacaaatgaggcctaagtgGACCAAAAGCTACCAAAGCCaactattttttatctaaaactctTGCTTCTGTATAGTGTAAGCTACATTACAAATTGGAAATTTCCAATTTATGCAAGAACTAAAAAGGTTATTCGCACATGAATAAGACCCAGTGTATCCGTAATTAGAtataggccccgtttggatagtgagatgaaatgagattgttTTAGACGAAAGttgagagttgaataaaatatttgttagaatattattttttaatgttatcattgttttgggatttaaaaaagttgaattatttattatattttgtatggaaatttgaaaaaattgtaatgatgagatgagatgaaaccgtttctatatccaaatggGGCTAGAtagtcatataatgaaaaaagcCCCACATCTTAATTGTTAATGGAGATCATATTGAAATTGAACACATTTTGGCCAACTTAATTTACAGTCTGAAATCAACTCTGAACATtgttaaaatacataaatatgaGTCCCTCCAGACCTGTAGCTTTACATAAGACCCACTAATTGAAAGTTTCAGCATTCCGATAGAGATCCAGCACAGACAAACTAAGAGACATTTTAATACCTTAGATTAAACAGAGAGAGTACCTCTGCAGCAGCATCAAAATCAAAAAGATCAAGTTCTTTCCCAAGTTGAAGGTGATCCTTGATTTGGAAGCTAAACTGAGGTGGGCTACCAACCTACAAAAGCAActagaaaataagaaatgaaagcTAAATGAACCTGGACTACGACATGCATCCATCCCTTCGCAGCAAAGAAAATAGATACCTTCTTTCTTATCACTGAACAGTCCTCTCCTCCAATTGGAACATCCGGATGAGTCATATTTGGTATACACTGTGCTTCCTGCTGAAGCTCATCAGTAAGTTTAAGCAGGTCTTCTTCCAAGGCAACAAGTCCTTCTTTCAGATTTTTCCCTAAAGCACAAATAAAAAGGTCTAAGGAATACATCCTAAAATCAGGGATTGCTATAACACTTATACTCTATTTAAATTATACCTTCCTCTATGAGTTTTTGACGTTCAGATGGTTCCAGTTTCCCTTTCATCTTGTTTGCCACCGCATTCCTTTCTCCACGAAGCCGCTCAACTTCCTGCTATCTGCGAGTGATAATTAGCAATAATAAACTGAGAAGAAAACTGTTCCAAGTCTTCGCTTCTTCCTCATATTTTAGATGCAATATAAACAAAGCACCTATTGATATTATAGCTCGAAGCACAATCTACTCCAAATTGAATTTCGCAACAAAAATCTTTATATAAAACTTCAAGGCTCTGAGCCTCCTCCATAGTTCTACTAGTCTATTAGTACCGCAACACCCAATGAGCAATAAATGAGGTAGGCATGATGAACAACCACTTTGTCTAACACCAATGCCTATTTCTTCCAAATTATAGAAACAAAAACCACTAGGCGAAGGCTGGTTCTGAAGAAGCATATAACCTTTTGAAGATTGGACATTTTGTCATACAGTTCAATCACAGCTTCCAAATTAGCATTGGAGTTCCTATTCCTTATGTTCACAGCAACCGCTTCCTTGTTCTCCCTTATCCACTTGAAGTCTATAGCAGCTTTCCACTGAG encodes the following:
- the LOC121242656 gene encoding O-fucosyltransferase 7-like isoform X1 — its product is MHRRRWRPLALLRKVLTFAICAIALVALLSFHLHTFSSSIVPNFPDPYKLPTQHEFKHQRFSTVRSWTRELTPPHLSKAPLSSRQLAGARGTLELYKLWKSPPNRDFVPCVKPTANYATPIESRGYLLVHTNGGLNQMRAGICDMVAVARIINATLVIPELDKRSFWQDSSNFSDVFDEDHFINALANDVRVVKKLPKELAAATRAVKHFRSWSGMDYYRDEIASMWEDFQVIRAAKSDSRLANNNLPPDIQKLRCRACYEALRFSPQIEALGKLLVNRMRSYGRYIALHLRYEKDMLAFSGCTHGLSPAEAYELRMIRENTAYWKIKDIDSGEQRSKGYCPLTPKEVGIFLSALGYPSNTPIYIAAGEIYGGDSHMADLRSRYPILKSKEKLASVEELEPFMDHASQLAALDYIVSVESDVFIPSYSGNMARAVEGHRRFLGHRKTISPDRKTLVRLFDKIERGTLKEGRNLSNRTIEAHRRRQGSPRKRKGPISGTKGMDRFRSEEAFYVNPLPDCLCQRESPNMNTSHIIR
- the LOC121242656 gene encoding O-fucosyltransferase 7-like isoform X2; translation: MRAGICDMVAVARIINATLVIPELDKRSFWQDSSNFSDVFDEDHFINALANDVRVVKKLPKELAAATRAVKHFRSWSGMDYYRDEIASMWEDFQVIRAAKSDSRLANNNLPPDIQKLRCRACYEALRFSPQIEALGKLLVNRMRSYGRYIALHLRYEKDMLAFSGCTHGLSPAEAYELRMIRENTAYWKIKDIDSGEQRSKGYCPLTPKEVGIFLSALGYPSNTPIYIAAGEIYGGDSHMADLRSRYPILKSKEKLASVEELEPFMDHASQLAALDYIVSVESDVFIPSYSGNMARAVEGHRRFLGHRKTISPDRKTLVRLFDKIERGTLKEGRNLSNRTIEAHRRRQGSPRKRKGPISGTKGMDRFRSEEAFYVNPLPDCLCQRESPNMNTSHIIR
- the LOC121242658 gene encoding serine--tRNA ligase, chloroplastic/mitochondrial isoform X1 — encoded protein: MGLQSCIGGTTLQTLKLASIPTLSSSRLVSRPVQLKALTLNFFLPSGHGRSRRSPFPLLARALSAPAIAFQTETPTEEKVVKPQWKAAIDFKWIRENKEAVAVNIRNRNSNANLEAVIELYDKMSNLQKEVERLRGERNAVANKMKGKLEPSERQKLIEEGKNLKEGLVALEEDLLKLTDELQQEAQCIPNMTHPDVPIGGEDCSVIRKKVGSPPQFSFQIKDHLQLGKELDLFDFDAAAEVSGSKFYYLKNEAVMLEMGLINWTLLEVMKKGFIPLTTPEIVRSSVVEKCGFQPRGANTQVYSIEGSDQCLIGTAEIPVGGIHMDSILAESLLPLKYAAFSHCFRTEAGAAGAATRGLYRVHQFSKVEMFVLCRPEESDLYHEELIKIEEDLFSSLGLHYKTLDMASGDLGAPAYRKFDVEAWMPGLERFGEISSASNCTDYQSRRLGIRYRPSEPSSASPKKGKANLAPPRFVHTLNATACAVPRMIVCLLENYQQEDGSVTIPEPLRPFMGGLEIIAPKSR
- the LOC121242658 gene encoding serine--tRNA ligase, chloroplastic/mitochondrial isoform X3; the protein is MKGKLEPSERQKLIEEGKNLKEGLVALEEDLLKLTDELQQEAQCIPNMTHPDVPIGGEDCSVIRKKVGSPPQFSFQIKDHLQLGKELDLFDFDAAAEVSGSKFYYLKNEAVMLEMGLINWTLLEVMKKGFIPLTTPEIVRSSVVEKCGFQPRGANTQVYSIEGSDQCLIGTAEIPVGGIHMDSILAESLLPLKYAAFSHCFRTEAGAAGAATRGLYRVHQFSKVEMFVLCRPEESDLYHEELIKIEEDLFSSLGLHYKTLDMASGDLGAPAYRKFDVEAWMPGLERFGEISSASNCTDYQSRRLGIRYRPSEPSSASPKKGKANLAPPRFVHTLNATACAVPRMIVCLLENYQQEDGSVTIPEPLRPFMGGLEIIAPKSR
- the LOC121242658 gene encoding serine--tRNA ligase, chloroplastic/mitochondrial isoform X2 translates to MGLQSCIGGTTLQTLKLASIPTLSSSRLVSRPVQLKALTLNFFLPSGHGRSRRSPFPLLARALSAPAIAFQTETPTEEKVVKPQWKAAIDFKWIRENKEAVAVNIRNRNSNANLEAVIELYDKMSNLQKEVERLRGERNAVANKMKGKLEPSERQKLIEEGKNLKEGLVALEEDLLKLTDELQQEAQCIPNMTHPDVPIGGEDCSVIRKKVGSPPQFSFQIKDHLQLGKELDLFDFDAAAEVSGSKFYYLKNEAVMLEMGLINWTLLEVMKKGFIPLTTPEIVRSSVVEKCGFQPRGANTQVYSIEGSDQCLIGTAEIPVGGIHMDSILAESLLPLKYAAFSHCFRTEAGAAGAATRGLYRVHQFSKVEMFVLCRPEESDLYHEELIKIEEDLFSSLGLHYKRTCLS